In Streptomyces alboniger, the following are encoded in one genomic region:
- a CDS encoding helix-turn-helix transcriptional regulator yields the protein MDGVPESHTGWTFLTNHARVLAAIADNHNARIRDIAAHCRLTERAVQKIIADLEEDGYLSHTREGRTNTYRIDPSKVLRHPAESGLAVASLLSLLARDEADRTSTPEVDSRHHATA from the coding sequence ATGGATGGAGTGCCCGAGTCACACACCGGATGGACGTTTCTCACAAACCACGCGCGGGTGCTGGCGGCGATCGCGGACAATCACAACGCGCGCATCCGCGACATCGCCGCGCACTGCCGCCTCACCGAGCGTGCTGTCCAGAAGATCATCGCGGACCTGGAAGAGGACGGTTACCTCTCCCACACCCGGGAGGGGCGAACCAACACGTACCGGATCGACCCCAGCAAGGTGCTGCGCCACCCGGCCGAATCCGGGCTGGCCGTGGCCTCCTTGCTCTCCCTGCTGGCCAGGGACGAGGCCGACCGCACCTCCACTCCCGAGGTGGACAGCCGGCACCACGCCACGGCTTGA
- a CDS encoding ANTAR domain-containing protein translates to MPEPAHAEQSLPREGDDFGERDRTPLPLPPLPTTVDVVPGSYRMSVLVRGQLDLDSGRRLRSGLRHTVSRPARTIDLDLSGVGFCDCSGLNLLLSLRQWAVEQGKAIVISASSPAVERILELTGTRDLFTAEGQEEDLVTAPADCDAGPIGSGAEPIRGDPGPGRGQAAPHEEEAEYEESEQELRAVVAQLRRAMQTRPTIDLARGILMSSFNLSPEAAWDVLVTASQNTNTKLYRLAGDLVGTVQGGALSEAVREQVAAAVAKTNTAQAKSPRAPRPT, encoded by the coding sequence ATGCCGGAGCCCGCACACGCTGAGCAGTCCCTCCCGAGAGAGGGCGACGACTTCGGTGAACGAGACCGGACACCACTCCCCCTGCCGCCGTTGCCCACGACAGTGGACGTCGTTCCGGGCAGTTACCGGATGAGCGTGCTGGTGCGGGGACAGCTCGATCTCGACTCCGGGCGACGGCTTCGGTCCGGGTTGCGCCACACCGTCAGCCGGCCGGCCCGCACCATCGACCTCGACCTGAGCGGAGTGGGGTTCTGCGACTGCTCCGGTCTCAATCTTCTGCTCAGCCTGCGCCAGTGGGCGGTGGAACAGGGAAAGGCCATCGTCATCAGCGCCAGCAGCCCGGCTGTCGAGCGGATCCTAGAGCTGACCGGGACCCGCGACCTGTTCACCGCTGAGGGCCAGGAGGAGGATTTGGTGACGGCCCCGGCCGACTGCGACGCGGGACCCATCGGCAGTGGCGCGGAGCCGATCCGCGGTGACCCCGGGCCGGGTCGCGGTCAGGCCGCGCCGCACGAGGAGGAGGCGGAGTACGAGGAGTCGGAACAGGAGCTGCGGGCCGTGGTCGCCCAGTTGCGGCGGGCCATGCAGACCCGGCCCACCATCGACCTGGCCCGCGGCATCCTGATGTCCTCCTTCAACCTGAGCCCCGAGGCCGCCTGGGACGTCCTGGTCACGGCCTCGCAGAACACCAACACCAAGCTGTACCGCCTGGCAGGGGACCTGGTGGGCACCGTCCAGGGCGGCGCGCTGTCCGAAGCCGTGCGGGAACAGGTCGCGGCCGCCGTGGCCAAGACGAACACGGCACAGGCGAAGTCGCCCAGAGCGCCGCGTCCGACCTGA
- a CDS encoding tetratricopeptide repeat protein, whose translation MSTLHPTVEKAQALIELDRYDQALALLAGHLAEDPGDLRAWVKIGYCHLSQDRPKDATAAADEALRLAPEDYGALRLRAQAMVRDNGWLKVQPVLRELIRVAPEDSFAHAMLADAMWREALVRYSQESGARQLTAEAIDRVTREAADVAMEALRLGPEDVYAHEIAHRIASMAGNGTVSDMLDEAILRIDPHHAEALARQTSKAARAPGVGAGEAAELYADALAVEPDSADMRQQLDHATYRLLRGTRWLALLCVGLAGAMVDVFPSDDRPAPELPIPVGQRLWFLFIMAVIWAFGAWRRYRRLRTGVQLNVRSLIRRGRWARVVMAQAACAMACAVLIAEIPWTDRAVPQLLFWAGLVPTAATIWFDKKKAG comes from the coding sequence GTGAGCACGCTGCACCCGACCGTCGAGAAGGCCCAGGCCCTGATCGAGCTCGACCGTTATGACCAGGCCCTGGCACTCCTGGCCGGCCACCTCGCCGAGGACCCCGGCGACCTGCGCGCCTGGGTCAAGATCGGCTACTGCCACCTCAGCCAGGATCGGCCCAAGGACGCGACGGCGGCGGCCGACGAGGCCCTCAGGCTGGCCCCCGAGGACTACGGCGCGCTGCGCCTGCGCGCCCAGGCGATGGTGCGCGACAACGGCTGGCTCAAGGTCCAGCCCGTACTGCGCGAGCTGATCCGTGTCGCCCCCGAGGACTCGTTCGCCCACGCCATGCTCGCCGACGCCATGTGGCGCGAGGCGCTGGTCCGTTACAGCCAGGAGAGCGGCGCCCGGCAACTCACCGCCGAGGCCATCGACCGCGTCACCCGCGAAGCAGCTGACGTCGCGATGGAGGCGCTCCGGCTGGGCCCCGAGGACGTCTACGCCCACGAGATCGCGCACCGCATCGCCAGCATGGCCGGAAACGGCACGGTCTCCGACATGCTCGACGAGGCCATCCTCCGCATCGACCCCCACCACGCGGAGGCGCTCGCCCGCCAGACGAGTAAGGCGGCCCGGGCGCCGGGCGTGGGAGCCGGCGAGGCCGCCGAGCTGTACGCGGACGCTCTCGCCGTCGAGCCGGACTCCGCCGACATGCGGCAGCAACTCGACCATGCCACCTACCGCCTCCTGCGCGGCACGCGCTGGCTCGCCCTGCTCTGTGTGGGCCTGGCGGGCGCCATGGTCGACGTCTTCCCCTCGGACGACCGGCCCGCCCCCGAGCTGCCCATCCCTGTCGGCCAGCGCCTGTGGTTCCTGTTCATCATGGCCGTGATCTGGGCCTTCGGGGCCTGGCGCCGCTACCGCCGACTGCGTACGGGCGTCCAGCTCAACGTCCGTTCCCTGATCCGCCGCGGCCGCTGGGCCCGTGTCGTCATGGCCCAGGCGGCCTGTGCCATGGCGTGCGCCGTGCTGATCGCCGAGATCCCCTGGACGGACCGGGCCGTGCCCCAACTCCTCTTCTGGGCCGGACTGGTCCCCACGGCGGCGACCATCTGGTTCGACAAGAAGAAGGCCGGTTAG